Below is a window of Drosophila nasuta strain 15112-1781.00 chromosome X, ASM2355853v1, whole genome shotgun sequence DNA.
GGAGCTGCTCATCTCGAAGTGGACGCTGCTCAAGGGTCGCTCCACCCTCGACTGTGTGCGCATCTATTTGACCTGCTGTCGCAAGTGGCCCTACTTTGGTGCCTGCCTCTTCCAGGCCAAGCCACGTCAATGCGAGCCACACGCTGCTGCCGGTTCCCCGGTCGCCTGGTTGGCTGTGGCAGAGGATGCGCTCAATGTGCTCGAGCTGTCAACGATGGCGCCGGTGGCACGTTATCCCTACAGCACTGTGATGACGTTTGGCGGCTGCCAGGATGACTTTATGCTGGTCGTGTCGCATGACGATGGCACGCTGGCCGGCGGCTGTGAGCAGAAGCTGCTGTTTGCGATGAGCAAACCGAAGATACTGGAAATAACGCTCCTGATTGCCGACTACATGAATGCCTTGGGTCACACGGTGCCGGGAACACCGCAAATGAATTCGCTGACACGCAACGGATCGCATCGCTCGTTGCGCACCTCACAGCGGCCAGCGGGTGGCGGTGGCGGGGGCATTGCCGGTTTGACTGCTGTGGGAGCGGCAAGCAGCATCACTGGCTTCTCCACGAATGCGACGACAACGGCGCACAACACGCTCAACtcgcatgccacacacacgcTCAACTCGACGCATTCGCATACGCTGAGCAGCTCACATCATGGCGGTGCAGCTggaggtggcggtggcggtggcagtCATCAGGGTACGCTGAATTCGCAGAGcacgcatcatcatcatcaccatcatcaggTGGCGCATCCGCATCAGCCGGATATACTCAAGAGCACGCCCGATCATCAGCGCATCAAGTGAGCATCGGGATCATCATCAACAAAGTGTACAGGAGGAATTACATATGCATAAACgaacatacacatacatatatacatgagACCCATACATATACAAAGAAGCACTTATAGCATATACTATAATAACACTGCATCAGTTTAGGGTTTAAGCCAACGTATGCCGTAAGGTATGCCACGATCGCTAGTGACAAACTTTACGCGCTACTCAAcactataacaacaacaagttctTTCCTAAGCTAAGCTAATTATTGGTACTCACAGACAAGCTTAAacacacataacatatatacatatataacgtATATTGTATTGTACTATTGTAAACaccattaatttttttttgaatagcTCTAAGAAGTACCGCAACGTGTTAggtacatttattattatattcaaagtATGTGTATTTTCCTATAGATATACATACCACTCTGCAGACAAAAAACAGATTTTAGGCGTACAGTTACAtctactatactatatactaactatatatgttttttttcactttattttttgtacaaaTCTTTTCTTAAACACTCTCTCCTAGCTAAAcgaaacaaacacaaacaaacaaaaaaggaaaaaagaaaactatctatctatctgcTTCGTCATGAATCTCACATTGTCCCTCCATGCTCAAAAACTGCCTTTTGAATGTagaagacaaacaaaaagaaaaaccaataTTACGAAATCAAGAAACCAAGAAGccaaactaaacaaaaaaaaaaaggaaatgctTAATAACATTAGGGTTAGTCATGAGaagaattaaaacaaaatattttgtacaaCATTTTTCATGCGCAGGCAATAggaatatctttttttttttaaatattttttttttttttttaatgacaaAATAACTAGTActatactaatatatatagagagagatatatacatacatataaatttagGAAATAATTATGGTttctgcttttattatttcacataGAGAGCAGAagatcaacacacacacacatgttttcgaaagcaaaaatattcacAATAATTTCAccttttaaaatgtattttgaattGTCTCAAAGTGTCTAGACTctgttcgttcgttcgctgAAAACCAAactaataatgataatgataatgatttgTGTAAACGTAATAAATAGCCAACCGATCACAGCCAGAGCTTCTAGTGaaacataacaaatttaatcGAATatagcaattgcaattgatatacaagaaaaacaaaaacgaaaaacaaagaaattcaaaccaaatatacatatatacaatttatttgtgatgtatacaaaaaaaaaaggaaaatcaagcaacaacaattaaatgatatatatttaaatttataggaataacaaaacaattttttccAAAGTACGACATACGAAAGTGCTAGctccaaaacaaaaaaaaaaacaaaattaaaattctaagtaaaaaaaaccaaaatcaagCACACATACTGTATTCGCATTACAACAAATGTTTTACTCAGtcatttatcatttatctaaagaaacgaaaaagataaatttaaaacaaacaaaaaaaatataaggaaaataaaaatatgctcCCTGTCGATTGGCCATTTTTACTGTATATTTCACGAAATGTTTCGCTTtcgaatatgtttttttttttaatcaattttgttaAAGCAATTTAGACacacgtatatatatatatatagtgtagtataaacacacataaattaatatatatatatatatatttaacagaAGGAAATTATACAAGAATTATATAAACTGTGTAAATGATACCGGCGCATTTTTTTCCTAATTGtaaaaaatttgatattaaaaatttatatatgcaaAATCGCGAAAACCAAAAGGTGGCATCcaactatatataatatgcatacacatatatatattgcataCGGATATGGCAAGGAATAGGCGAATATATCATCACTCAAATGACAAATATATAATGGAAAAATTAatcattacaaaaaaaaaaaatagaaagcgCATTTTTACTGGTTACTCTTGGAATGGGGAACAGAAAACTTAACGACGTATGTATTCCAAATTCGATTTTGTTAAGCCTCGCGATTGGTTTGGTTTCAATCTACAATATgccatatattttattttaaaacaatgtaaattgatttaatattcttaataatttaaaataaattgcctAAATCGTATTTTATTGATGTTACATAGCATCCATCATTAGTCATTCATATCATGATCAGCATATCATATGCATATACAATctacattatttatattcacaCATTTGCTTGCATCTATTacttttcaattcatttacaaaatttcGAAACTAAGGCTGCGCGTTCTCCCCGCTTATACTACGATGTAtgtaaacacaaattaaatcaaatcgaatcaGATTAACAAAGGCATAAATGCGTTAATACAAAGAGTGATGGTTCGTTCTGTTCTTATTGCTGGCTAATGGAGTTGatcttgtcgttgttgttctgatatttaaatgataaataaaatttgtaaaagaaaaaaactcaaaacGCAAGGTAAATGAAAGCAAGCGCGGCGCATGTCAAAGtcgtgtgttgtgttttgccCCCAATTTAGTGTTGTTAATGTTATTAACTAGCGGtttcattgctgctgctgctgctgtcgttgcttcagttgttgttgtacaattactatataaaatatttaaatgtcttTTGGCCTTTCCGCTGTCTGCGCCCGCTTCACGTCTCAGACGTTTTCAGGGCactgccagcaacagcaacaacaacaacagcaacatcaactaagtatatcatcattatcatcatcatcatcgtcgccgccgctgctgctgctgctggtgctaagccaattacaattaacaattaacaaCTAGcaactaaatatacatatgcatatgcacatacacatattaaAGCAtatacacgcatacacacatgtatatATTACAAAACCCAGAAGTATAATATAAACACTAGAAATATGGTGCCCACAGCCGCCGCCTTCACGTACATCGATTTGCGATTGAGCAATTTGGCATCCTTTTTATACTTTTGCGACATCATCGAGAGGTTCTGTGTTTTCGTATCCAACTCTGTAATGCAGTCGGAATCACATATAATCTTGGGTAACTCTCTTTTTAAAGGTGTTTTAACTCACCTGCCAAGACTGTGCCACGTTGCAGCACATCATCGATATTCTGAACCATAATACGTTGCACATCCTGCAGCTgtgtgttgatgttgctgatgttgcgtCTGCGATCGGTTAATTGCTTTTTCGCCTTCTGTATGTACACATCAAACTCAATGAAGGCGTAGGGGCGTGTCACGGAATTGACACGCCTGCCATAGTTCGTATGAAACTCCTGTGCCAGATCCTCCAGATAGTTGAAGGCCAAACGCTTCGAATACATTTTATCAACCATCACCAAATAGCAAACATCATTCTCGATTAgatagctgttgttgttgtagttgattGGTGGTCGATCGTGGGGTACGAAGtcgatttcaattttgaaatataaaatacatactcTTTAAGcgattttctttgtttgtatGGTTTTTAGTGGTTACTCACTGGAAGAGATATGGTCCTGTCTCAATGCTGCTTCTGGCCGGCGAGTGTGTACCCAGCTTTCGAAACAACATTTTCGCTTGATTTTGATAGTCCAAAATGCTGCGACCGCTctacaaacagcaaacaaaaaagtgaaagttTATACACATAAGCATTTAACTgtctttgtgtgcgtgtgtttacGTGTGCGTGTGCTTCACTCACCTGTTCGTCGTCCTGCATGGTGCCAACCAATGGAAGACCATCAATGACACGGGCAATCATCGTTAGCAACGCCATCTCTGCTGCTGTGTCTGTGAAttgctctgtctctctctatgtcTGTAGCTTGGGCAGCTTCTACGTGGACCACAAGCACTCaatgtgcgtgcgtgtgtgtgttcggTGTGTGGCCACGGCTACAGTTTATTGTAATGCGGTTTCTGTCTTTCCAGCtcgtttgttgctgtttttgtggCCACTCTTCTGTCTCCCTCCACCCAGTGCCGCTATCGTCGCTCTCGATTTCGTTAATGTTGCGGTTGCGATTTGCCAACTTTCAATTCAATGACTGCAATTTTTGGTTGCATTTGTTGATTACCACAGGGAAGTCGTCACTCTGATGTCGCACTGTATCTAATGGTTTCTATTTTGATGGCCCGTTGGACGTCGTTCAGTAAATATATACGAATTATGGATTAATGTTGTGTGTTTTGGTGGAAACTGATtcgtgttttattttgtattgctGGAAACACGTCAGCGGGTCTCGTTAGTTTTAGAGATGAACGCAATTCGATAGTCAATTATTTGTAATCGATTACTCttgcaaatatactataccATATAGAATATACTAGAGATGCATTAGTTTGGTTACACCGCATTTGTGTGAGTATAAAAAGGCGGGTAGTTTTGAATCGCTCTCgaagtttcttttcttttcactaAACAGATCTTttaatgcataaaattaataatttaaaaatatatggaaacactaaaaatagaaaaccCGACTGATAAATACACGCTTGCTTATTTTGAAGATAACCATTAAACGACGATAAACTGAAAATCGAAAATACAATGGAAATGGTCACACTAACGATGAGTGACAAGTGTTGTTGCAATAGCGCAAATGCGCGCGATGATCGactatttcaaattattgtgAAACATTACAAGCTGATGAAATTGTTAACGAAATTGCGCTGTATGATGAAAACGTAAAACTCAGATAGTTTTGGAAATTAGAACGCCATTAATTAATAAGTGCTGAAAGAGGTAAATGCTTAATGGTAACAGTATTATTAGAATTAACAAAACGAACTAAGCATTCCACGTATTAAAAGTAAGTTGTCTTCTGAGCTATTCTCTAGCTTGCTTGCTCTGTCTCTTGTTGTCTCACTCTAAACTGTTGAGGTTTTCTCGTCTCTGTTGTGCATATTGAACGGGATCCGTGAAGTCTGTCAGCTGTGCGGCCAGAAGATAGTCATAAGTGGGTTGAGGAGAGATGCAGATCTAAAATAATCAGGGAATGAATTTATAACTGTGATGACATCGATAACTTATCAGACATTCCGCATCGTTGCGCTATCCAATATTCAGTATGTGGCAATTGGTCACTGTACATTTCTCTCAGCTGTGAGCAGTGTTGGAAACGTGTAGCTGTAGTGtcgctagatggcgccactatGCAAACGTGATGTGTTGCGTTTGGCGggttaatttgaattattttaaatctgCTTATTATGGATTAAATCAACCAGcttgaattgaattgtattGAATTAGCTTAGTAACGACGGAATTGAAAAGTTCATTTGATTCCAGGTATACTGACCTTTTAGGGGGATTTTCCAAGCGTTATCAATTGCGCAAGCCATTTTAGATTGAGTCTAATCATGAGGCAAgccaattaaataattgcttATTAAGTAGTATTTTATAGCAACAATAAATGCAATCAAGTGCaactttgaaattataaattcccAGTGCAACGTCACTTATCAAATCTGTTCGCTACTCTCTCATCATTATGTAtagtacataaataaattgaccCATCTGCTGCTTACGTATATTTGGTGCatcaacaaaaatttgatGGGATTGTACTATAGTAtgttatatagtatagtatcgTAAAGCTTTTTCAGTTGGCGCTTAATTGGTTCACGTCGGTGCTGTGcagtcataaataaaatacataattattgCTGTCCGTCTGACTGTCGTACACCCACCGACATATAGacatagtatatagtatatataagtCGTTCACTTTTGTGATCTTGTTTACCAGCCATTTCTAGTGAATTTCATTAAGGTTCGTTTATAAGTTCCACCGCccaccacaacaaaaaataaatacaagccTCACAATTTGTCCAGTCGCCTCCACCCGActtgcattttaaatagatCGCGCAAATTTAGAacgggaatgggaatgggaatgagatGGTGAGTTAGTTGGTTGGATTCTAGGGTCGACGAAACAGGTTCTGTCATGCAACTAAAATCAATTGTTGTcctaaagaaaataaataatgatgaCAAGTCTCTATGGGGGGCGGTgacggtggcggtggcggtgtaGGCACTATGCGAGGGAGGGGAAAGTGCTGGAATTGCATTAAGCGAATTAAGCAAGACAAATTATAATCAAGTCGATCCGCTGGCTGCGGTCTAAGCGAATCTCAGCTTAGCGATAACCTGTTTCTAGAAATTATCGAATCTATACTCGATTCTGAATTTCAGATTCTAAGAAGCCGCTTCGCTTATGTAGCTTAGCTTAGCTTAGCTAGAGCTAacaatcatttgttttgaattatGCATTCAAGAAATTAGATTGATAgtgaaatatacatatgtacgaatAATTATATATGGTTATATATGCAATTGGGAGAAGCGCACAAACAAATTAAGCCATTAACCAAACTCAAATTTACATTCATAATTTGTAGGTTATTGAAAAGAGATCAGCTGTTCGATTAGAAAACTGACTCCACACAAAATTCTataataaaatcgaaatgTATGTTTAAAGTGCGCTTGTACGTgagtttaataattattttatggtCTTTTTGGGTAATcacacaaaatgtttttcCCTCATCGCAATTCGGTCTAGCAGATCTTTGTTGCTTATCATCTATTTAATTTTGCCTGCGACTtgtcaaattaattaacatttaggccttgatttttttattaatatatagttttatattctatactatattatatagtatacatatatagcaaCACGTCGTAGGCAGTTGCATCCATAATCCACACGCCCAGCGATTGTTGCGTAGCGCAAAGTTTCAGCTGTTGCGGGAAGAACCCGAAGTACTCGAGAcgtttttatattcatatcaTTTTTTGCATACCCCGCAGTGATTCAATTTTGCAAAAGTGCAGCTAGCTTTTGACAACTTGAGAATTTCAAaccaaattgcaaaattttctcaatgaatatttattttatatatatttttcactttttaaattggCAATTTATATGTAATAATGTTTAAATAGTGGATTAATTGATTAACCctaagcttttttttttttagcatttttgattaaagtttaaatacatttggaaaaattaatagtctttttaaaatttaatttaagaaactAAAATGAAGCTGTTCCAtgccattttaatttattaaaactttttaatttattgaaggGTTACCATTATTTCggattattttaattattcttatacaatttagaataaatatttttaaattatatattctaaaaaatTTCTTCagaaaatcgacaaaaaatcgaataagaaacgtaattttaaagttaatatttatgattgtTGAAAATTAGTTTGCCATTTTATaagttatttatgaaatacttttctacGGACAATTTAGTATACCTTgcactctatgatatattttgaatatatcaatataccaatatatcaatataccaaatagtgactttggtatattgttgcACTTCTGcgatattttaattatgtatatttaaaaaataataccgcactgttttggttttattcaaaataattacacttgattgtagctttctcacttgttaataatataataaatgaaatgtttaataaaaaaattgtctattttttatttttgagatatttacaatttccaacctattttaatttcatatttcacaaaataagtcttttcttttaaaatgtgtataaTACAGGGTATTTCTAAGTTGAGCACCTTTGCTCACTTGTTTTCCTTTGCATCTGTCGTTTAATGAAAAGATCACCGGCAATCAAAGCGGAAAAAGAGgagaaaaaaaccaaaacagaacagaacagagtagcaaaaaaacaaaacaaaacaaaacaaactaaaaacaaaacgacaacaacgaatCCAATCGTAATAATAGCAAATAGAGCAAAAAGCAAGACGAGCTGAACGGAGCTCAATACGACGATGACGAcccttgtgtgtgtgtgggaggggggaaggggcgggcttggcttggcttggctatAAAAGGCGCCGGCCGGCAAGCTGAGCTCCACAGTTGAGTCAAAGCCACAATGATGACAATAACTTGGAAGTTGCCAGCAGCGATGTTGgcgctgatgctgctgctgcagttcaCCGCAGCCGAGGAGCCGATCTGTAAGACAAATctaaaatatgtatacattatatatacttaactctcactctcttcaGATCGCTTGTGTGTGCCTCAAATCTATTTGAGCGATTGCCAGAAACTGCTCGCGGATCCATCAGAAGCGGGCATTCGCATGGAGTGCGTCGCTGGACGGGATCGTGTCGATTGCCTCGAGTTGATCGAGCAGCGCAAGGCCGATGTGCTGGCCAGTGAACCCGAGGATATGTACATGGCCTATCATCGCAAGAACGAGGATTATCGTGTCATTTCCGAGATACGCACTCAGGAGGGCAAAGACGGTGAGTACTACTGACTTTCTCTATACTCTATCGGGaatattcattatatataGAAAGTTAGCTGCAAGTGTCAAAAAAGTGCTTAATTATCTATTACTTCATCGAAGAAAACAATCGTTATTCTCACAATTTATGGCATTCTTATGTTGACTTGTATATGGATAATTCTTTATCGTAAATTTCGCGTGTGAAATTATCTAAAGTGAAAAAAACCTATACataaaacaaacgaaatttatatactttatcgtaaaacataaaaagtcgctaaaatcaatcttagcttaAAATATAATGCTAATCGAGAGCTATACGAAAAACccttacttattttttttacaattcagttttttttttgtttactgttAATAGTGTCGCAgcagagaattacccatatatgtAATATAGACTATATATCGTTCAAGTGTCAGAAGCCTAAAGTGCTTAATTATCTATTACTTCATCGAAATGAACAATCGTTATTCTCACATTCTTTTCGAGCTTATTTTTGACTTGTATATGGATAATTCAGTATCGAAAATGTTGCAtgcgaaagtgaaaaaaaaaacatatgtatatac
It encodes the following:
- the LOC132796961 gene encoding vesicle-trafficking protein SEC22b-B, with amino-acid sequence MALLTMIARVIDGLPLVGTMQDDEQSGRSILDYQNQAKMLFRKLGTHSPARSSIETGPYLFHYLIENDVCYLVMVDKMYSKRLAFNYLEDLAQEFHTNYGRRVNSVTRPYAFIEFDVYIQKAKKQLTDRRRNISNINTQLQDVQRIMVQNIDDVLQRGTVLAELDTKTQNLSMMSQKYKKDAKLLNRKSMYVKAAAVGTIFLVFILYFWVL